A genomic stretch from Megalobrama amblycephala isolate DHTTF-2021 linkage group LG22, ASM1881202v1, whole genome shotgun sequence includes:
- the LOC125258316 gene encoding histone H3: MARTKQTARKSTGGKAPRKQLATKAARKSAPATGGVKKPHRYRPGTVALREIRRYQKSTELLIRKLPFQRLVREIAQDFKTDLRFQSSAVMALQEASEAYLVGLFEDTNLCAIHAKRVTIMPKDIQLARRIRGERA, encoded by the coding sequence ATGGCAAGAACCAAGCAGACCGCTCGTAAATCCACCGGTGGCAAAGCCCCGAGGAAGCAGCTCGCTACCAAAGCCGCCCGTAAGAGCGCTCCGGCCACCGGCGGCGTCAAGAAGCCCCATCGTTACAGGCCCGGGACCGTGGCTCTCCGAGAGATCCGCCGTTATCAGAAGTCCACCGAGCTGCTGATCCGCAAACTGCCCTTCCAGCGGCTGGTCCGAGAAATCGCTCAGGACTTCAAGACGGATCTGCGCTTCCAGAGCTCCGCTGTCATGGCCCTGCAGGAGGCCAGCGAGGCTTATTTGGTCGGTCTGTTTGAGGACACCAACCTGTGCGCCATCCACGCCAAGAGGGTCACCATCATGCCCAAAGACATTCAGCTGGCCCGCCGTATCCGCGGAGAGCGCGCCTAA